One part of the Bdellovibrio sp. KM01 genome encodes these proteins:
- a CDS encoding ThiF family adenylyltransferase: protein MDTTTVENTNPTQPQQPPETEYVLHRRFDRMGRLVGDATMKKLMNTHVMVVGIGGVGSWAAESLARSGVGHITIIDFDEVCITNTNRQLHAVQGMVGKKKAEVMGERLRKINPQMKVTVIPEFYNAENSDRMLAIKPDYLIDAIDNLTAKAHLLATCVKENIHVITSAGSAAKMDPLRIQKKDLGVTHTCPLAHQLRKILRQKYDFPEKEFGIPCVFSDEPVMMPEELTYDKGMGFKCVCPKTNDFHGCDNRNMIYGSASYITGTFGLVMASHIVNEVRASVAANLQGAKA, encoded by the coding sequence ATGGATACAACGACCGTCGAAAATACAAATCCTACTCAACCACAACAACCGCCAGAAACGGAATACGTTCTGCACCGTCGCTTTGATCGCATGGGGCGCCTGGTTGGCGATGCAACGATGAAAAAGTTGATGAACACACACGTGATGGTTGTGGGTATCGGTGGAGTGGGTTCTTGGGCCGCTGAATCTTTGGCGCGTTCGGGTGTAGGCCACATCACGATCATCGATTTCGATGAAGTTTGTATCACAAACACCAATCGTCAATTGCATGCCGTTCAAGGCATGGTCGGTAAGAAAAAAGCCGAAGTGATGGGCGAGCGCTTGCGCAAAATCAACCCGCAAATGAAAGTTACTGTGATCCCTGAATTCTATAATGCAGAAAATTCTGACAGAATGCTTGCGATCAAACCTGATTACCTGATTGATGCAATCGACAATTTGACGGCGAAAGCGCATTTGCTGGCGACGTGTGTGAAAGAAAATATTCATGTGATCACCTCTGCGGGTTCGGCTGCGAAAATGGATCCACTGCGTATTCAGAAAAAAGACCTGGGCGTGACTCATACCTGTCCTTTAGCTCATCAGTTGCGTAAAATTCTTCGTCAAAAATACGATTTCCCGGAAAAAGAATTCGGAATTCCTTGCGTGTTCTCGGATGAACCGGTGATGATGCCCGAGGAATTGACTTACGATAAAGGCATGGGCTTTAAATGCGTGTGCCCGAAAACGAATGACTTCCACGGATGTGATAATCGTAATATGATTTATGGATCGGCAAGTTACATCACAGGGACTTTTGGTCTGGTAATGGCTTCGCACATTGTGAATGAAGTCAGAGCTTCTGTGGCAGCGAATTTACAAGGAGCAAAAGCATGA
- a CDS encoding TatD family hydrolase, translating into MTAFGRWIDAHGHLADVRWDGKQAEIIEAAQAKGIHFFMQGGVGPEDWERQRRLKARFPHHIGLCYGVHPYWVADHSDEELEEALNLLAQELPEAMGLGEVGLDFRPHIMKDSRDRQITAFEEQLEISHIGNRPVVLHIVQAHDESLMIMDLFGLPPQKGMVHSFNGSAHKAQDFLKRGLHLSVGGPVCREDNQKLHQAVKEIPMEFLLIESDSPDQAPPAFKGQLNPPESIWEVAKTIGKLKSLDPLEILDITTGNFHRLFGSTDVHLVDPKDSLH; encoded by the coding sequence ATGACTGCGTTTGGACGATGGATTGATGCTCACGGACATTTGGCTGATGTTCGCTGGGATGGCAAGCAAGCGGAGATCATTGAAGCAGCTCAGGCGAAGGGCATTCATTTCTTTATGCAGGGGGGAGTAGGGCCTGAAGACTGGGAACGTCAACGCCGCTTGAAGGCACGTTTTCCTCATCACATCGGTCTTTGTTATGGAGTTCATCCGTACTGGGTGGCGGATCATTCCGATGAAGAATTGGAAGAGGCCTTAAACTTACTTGCCCAGGAACTTCCTGAAGCCATGGGGCTTGGAGAAGTCGGGTTGGATTTCCGGCCGCATATCATGAAGGACTCCAGGGACCGCCAGATCACCGCTTTTGAAGAACAACTGGAAATCAGTCACATCGGAAATCGTCCCGTGGTTTTGCACATCGTACAGGCCCATGACGAAAGCTTGATGATCATGGATCTGTTTGGACTCCCTCCGCAAAAAGGCATGGTTCATTCCTTTAACGGGAGTGCGCATAAGGCTCAGGATTTCCTAAAACGAGGTTTGCACTTGTCTGTGGGGGGCCCTGTTTGCCGCGAAGATAATCAAAAGCTCCACCAGGCTGTTAAAGAGATTCCTATGGAGTTTTTATTGATCGAAAGTGACAGCCCGGATCAGGCTCCGCCGGCGTTTAAAGGACAGCTAAATCCACCTGAATCCATTTGGGAGGTGGCAAAGACTATAGGGAAGCTAAAATCCCTTGATCCTTTGGAAATATTAGATATCACTACAGGGAATTTTCACCGTCTTTTTGGCTCGACAGATGTGCATCTGGTCGACCCCAAGGACAGTCTGCATTGA
- a CDS encoding DedA family protein, which produces MEFANEPIFQWMSQFAYQPYTVYFALVGMMLLSAVGLPLPEEVTLISVGILAFMGSHPEHFPPPFPGAPVVNVHTAAVIAFFAVFLSDFLIYGVGRVFGRKLLYHPRVHKMFPPHLMKRVEEWTHKYGAYACGIFRFTPGIRFPGHLACGMLHFPVWKFLLIDGLAAAISVPTQIYLLAHYGEPILMKLRQFKLVVFGIIGLLLIYFVFRKIREKMLQKKRTA; this is translated from the coding sequence TTGGAATTTGCCAACGAGCCGATATTTCAGTGGATGTCGCAGTTTGCTTACCAACCTTATACGGTCTACTTCGCGTTGGTCGGTATGATGTTGTTATCAGCAGTTGGCTTGCCGTTGCCTGAAGAAGTGACTCTGATTAGCGTTGGTATTCTGGCGTTCATGGGATCTCACCCAGAACATTTTCCGCCGCCTTTTCCTGGTGCTCCTGTCGTAAACGTTCATACCGCTGCCGTCATTGCTTTCTTTGCCGTCTTTCTCAGTGACTTCCTCATATATGGAGTTGGCAGAGTTTTTGGGCGAAAGCTTCTTTATCATCCGCGTGTTCATAAAATGTTTCCACCTCACTTGATGAAACGAGTGGAGGAGTGGACTCATAAATATGGTGCTTACGCCTGCGGGATTTTCCGTTTCACACCGGGCATTCGTTTTCCAGGTCACTTGGCTTGTGGGATGTTACACTTTCCGGTGTGGAAGTTTTTGTTGATCGACGGCTTGGCCGCTGCCATCAGTGTACCGACTCAAATCTATTTGTTAGCTCATTACGGTGAACCTATCTTGATGAAGCTTCGTCAGTTCAAATTGGTGGTGTTCGGTATCATCGGTTTGCTGTTGATCTATTTCGTGTTCCGCAAGATTCGCGAAAAGATGCTCCAAAAAAAGAGAACCGCCTAG
- a CDS encoding RluA family pseudouridine synthase yields the protein MQSERGFEYGVKHIISPMSGSVRDVLLSILELSADQVDFLIHLGSIYLNHSRIANNVTVSNGDYLRVHTKPRRFPKGNVDFTKRIVFENDHFVVVNKVSGIPVHGSVDNIQENLQSYMEEVLKQKLYVTHRLDVPTNGLIVYAKTVEFQTAFNKLLIAREIKKIYRAKIEGHAPTLKILTHYMEPSPRAPKVVSHEQKDKWQECVLEILEVKEQTAHTELRIHLHTGRTHQIRAQLGYEKSPIIGDHAYGAEKRWDEERIELTACELQFINPITGESHHFTI from the coding sequence ATGCAGAGCGAAAGAGGATTTGAATACGGTGTAAAACACATTATCAGCCCGATGTCCGGGTCGGTGCGTGATGTTTTATTAAGCATTCTTGAACTTAGCGCTGACCAAGTGGACTTTTTAATACACCTTGGCTCCATCTATCTCAACCATAGTCGCATTGCTAATAATGTTACGGTTTCGAATGGTGACTACTTACGAGTCCATACTAAGCCGCGAAGATTCCCAAAAGGTAACGTCGACTTCACAAAGCGTATTGTTTTTGAAAATGATCACTTCGTGGTGGTTAACAAGGTCTCGGGAATTCCCGTTCATGGCAGCGTCGATAACATCCAAGAAAATCTGCAATCCTACATGGAAGAAGTTTTAAAGCAGAAGTTGTATGTCACTCACCGCTTGGATGTTCCCACAAATGGTCTGATCGTTTATGCAAAAACTGTCGAATTCCAAACAGCCTTCAATAAATTATTGATCGCCCGAGAAATCAAAAAAATCTATCGCGCTAAAATCGAAGGCCACGCCCCGACACTGAAAATTCTGACTCATTATATGGAGCCATCCCCGCGCGCTCCGAAAGTAGTAAGTCACGAGCAAAAAGATAAATGGCAAGAATGTGTTCTGGAAATTTTGGAAGTAAAAGAACAAACCGCGCACACCGAATTAAGAATTCACCTGCACACCGGTCGAACTCATCAGATCCGCGCACAACTGGGATATGAAAAATCCCCAATCATCGGCGATCACGCCTATGGGGCGGAAAAAAGATGGGACGAGGAAAGAATCGAACTGACCGCCTGCGAGTTGCAATTTATCAATCCCATAACAGGCGAATCACATCACTTCACTATTTAA
- a CDS encoding endonuclease/exonuclease/phosphatase family protein — MKKHTFLKNLILSLVLALATGCAVSFSKKHWDLPPKADNEISVMSFNVENLFDTVKTPGHDDETFLPAYMKKGDAKLRTACVKNNDSSYRQNECLTTDWNPDALDTKLNNISKVVLGVDSNGPDNLMLIEIESDVVLKQLNEKLAAANYITQVIIDGPDKRGINVAFLSRFPLVGKPVLHPIPWKPENEKDGEWMERSRRILEVTVKAPNGDPITFMVGHFPSQANPTYWRQQIAQFTVELIKQKGPNAMVVFGGDLNISAEEEDRVHIFRDILAKGGAVSHFVGCKDCPGTHNYRGNWSFLDAQVYSPALLGDGSGSYQMMPNTIDVIRYNPIHLKKGKYPKRWDYDEQNGISDHFPLYVRLKQRSEAKAPVKDEKPAATDKKKAPAKKSKKK, encoded by the coding sequence ATGAAAAAGCACACATTCCTTAAGAACCTGATTCTGTCTCTGGTATTGGCCCTTGCAACGGGTTGTGCCGTCTCCTTCTCGAAAAAACACTGGGATCTTCCACCGAAAGCGGACAATGAGATCAGCGTTATGTCATTCAATGTCGAAAACTTGTTCGACACTGTAAAGACTCCAGGCCATGACGACGAAACATTCTTGCCCGCATATATGAAAAAAGGCGACGCAAAATTACGTACTGCTTGTGTCAAAAATAACGACAGTTCTTATCGCCAAAATGAGTGTCTGACGACGGACTGGAATCCAGATGCATTGGATACGAAACTTAATAACATCTCTAAAGTTGTTTTAGGCGTTGATAGCAACGGTCCCGACAACTTGATGCTGATCGAGATCGAAAGCGACGTTGTTCTTAAGCAATTAAATGAAAAATTGGCGGCAGCAAATTATATCACGCAGGTGATTATCGATGGACCTGACAAGCGCGGTATTAACGTCGCATTCTTGTCGCGCTTCCCTCTTGTCGGTAAGCCGGTGTTGCACCCGATCCCATGGAAGCCTGAAAATGAAAAAGATGGCGAGTGGATGGAACGTTCCCGTCGCATCCTGGAAGTAACTGTAAAGGCACCTAATGGCGATCCTATCACGTTCATGGTGGGTCACTTCCCTTCTCAAGCGAATCCTACTTACTGGCGTCAACAGATTGCTCAATTCACGGTGGAGTTAATCAAACAAAAAGGCCCGAATGCGATGGTCGTATTCGGTGGAGACTTGAATATCTCCGCCGAGGAAGAAGACAGAGTTCATATCTTCCGCGACATTCTGGCAAAAGGTGGCGCGGTTTCTCACTTTGTCGGTTGCAAAGACTGTCCGGGAACTCATAACTACCGCGGCAATTGGTCTTTCCTGGATGCGCAAGTTTACAGCCCAGCCCTTTTGGGTGATGGATCTGGTAGCTATCAAATGATGCCAAATACAATCGACGTGATTCGCTACAACCCGATTCATCTTAAAAAAGGTAAATACCCAAAACGTTGGGATTACGATGAGCAAAATGGTATTTCAGATCACTTCCCGCTTTATGTTCGTTTGAAACAAAGAAGTGAAGCGAAGGCTCCGGTGAAAGATGAAAAACCGGCAGCAACGGATAAGAAAAAAGCTCCTGCTAAAAAGAGCAAAAAGAAATAG
- a CDS encoding RNA methyltransferase: MNRFFISTPLGFENTALQEMKEIWPYLLGKDAKTHSLPFPEVSVLMGGLEFETELFQALQLNFFLKTANRLLLRMTSFRTKDLPKFYQKFKSLPWKEYLPHANVDWEVAAQKSRLNNEKRLQESAEKALQEIFAGQNGDSTCAAIYIRMEDDLCTISLDATGEHLHKRGWSVLKGEAPMRETIAAELLREMIGDATPAEVSSVTLCDPMMGSGTFLTEARGLWSGQFQRDYAFKQWKKCPKLFLSPSFALNYEIPARAPFKAVLGMDINPEMPGIGLKNFNEVEAQLKAYQRYEFKSQEHKFWVQDALQGVDLRGPLWMVVNPPYGERLPVAGKGGLKTLAAELCRLYKPQKLGILYPDKDRVQPAPNGYQIEKELKINNGGIRCLFTILTPL; encoded by the coding sequence GTGAATCGTTTTTTTATTTCCACACCTCTTGGTTTCGAAAATACCGCTCTTCAAGAAATGAAAGAGATCTGGCCCTATCTTTTAGGGAAAGATGCAAAAACTCATTCTCTGCCATTCCCGGAAGTTTCTGTGCTGATGGGTGGGTTGGAGTTTGAAACGGAGCTGTTTCAGGCTTTGCAGTTAAATTTCTTTTTGAAAACGGCAAACCGTTTGTTGCTAAGAATGACTTCGTTTCGCACCAAAGATCTGCCTAAATTTTATCAGAAATTTAAATCACTCCCATGGAAGGAATACCTTCCTCACGCGAATGTCGACTGGGAAGTGGCTGCGCAAAAAAGTCGTTTGAACAATGAAAAGCGTCTGCAGGAAAGTGCTGAAAAAGCCCTGCAGGAAATTTTCGCAGGCCAAAACGGCGACAGCACCTGTGCTGCGATTTACATCCGCATGGAAGACGATCTGTGCACGATCAGTCTGGATGCCACCGGCGAACATCTGCACAAACGTGGGTGGTCGGTTTTGAAAGGTGAAGCTCCGATGCGTGAAACCATCGCTGCGGAACTTTTAAGAGAAATGATCGGGGATGCAACTCCTGCAGAAGTTTCTTCGGTGACCCTGTGTGATCCAATGATGGGCTCTGGAACTTTCCTGACGGAGGCCCGTGGGTTGTGGTCAGGTCAATTCCAACGAGACTATGCTTTTAAGCAGTGGAAGAAATGCCCAAAGCTTTTCTTATCACCAAGCTTTGCCTTGAATTATGAAATTCCCGCACGTGCGCCGTTTAAAGCGGTCTTGGGAATGGACATCAATCCCGAGATGCCTGGAATCGGACTTAAAAACTTTAACGAAGTCGAAGCTCAGTTAAAGGCCTATCAACGGTACGAGTTTAAATCTCAGGAACACAAATTCTGGGTTCAGGACGCCCTTCAAGGTGTGGACTTACGAGGTCCACTGTGGATGGTCGTAAACCCTCCCTATGGGGAGCGTTTGCCGGTTGCGGGCAAAGGGGGCCTAAAGACCCTGGCGGCCGAACTGTGCCGTTTATATAAGCCCCAGAAGCTTGGGATCCTGTATCCGGACAAGGACAGAGTTCAGCCGGCTCCTAATGGCTACCAAATCGAAAAGGAGCTCAAAATCAACAATGGCGGGATCCGCTGTCTGTTTACGATTTTGACACCCCTGTAA
- a CDS encoding glycosyltransferase family 9 protein, which produces MSQIETRKGAKILIIRFSAFGDVVQTLSVPSAIAQAFPEAEIHWITRKDMAPLLRNHPHIHKVWEFDRKAGAVGLMKLVWSMRPEKFTHIYDAHNNSRSRIISFILRPFGFLGLGPKFIRRSIRRWKRFLLFRFRINKFEQPFNGQRDLLEPLQKWGVSKAAPAAPQIFPSSEVVEKARGILGDYVNAVSLAPSAAYFLKRWPKEYWGQLIQLMPDQKFVLLGGPEDSFIEDIHAVAPGRVMNLAGKTSLQVSSAVVELSRAVISNDTGLLHVAEQLGKRTIALMGPAPFGFPSRPTTKIMELDLYCRPCSKHGQGPCVNKEKFHKCLVDITPVQVAEQLRHILEETK; this is translated from the coding sequence ATGTCTCAAATTGAGACCCGTAAGGGTGCTAAAATTTTAATCATTCGCTTTTCAGCGTTTGGCGATGTCGTGCAGACATTGAGCGTTCCTTCTGCGATTGCACAAGCATTTCCAGAGGCCGAGATCCATTGGATCACCCGCAAGGACATGGCACCTTTACTGCGCAATCATCCGCACATTCACAAGGTGTGGGAGTTTGATCGCAAAGCTGGTGCAGTGGGTTTGATGAAACTTGTCTGGTCGATGCGACCCGAGAAATTCACGCATATTTACGACGCCCATAACAACAGCCGTTCACGCATTATTTCTTTCATCCTTCGGCCTTTTGGTTTCTTGGGCTTAGGACCCAAGTTCATTCGTCGTTCGATTCGTCGCTGGAAAAGATTTTTACTTTTCAGATTCCGCATCAATAAATTCGAACAGCCCTTCAACGGTCAGCGCGATTTGCTGGAGCCTTTGCAAAAATGGGGCGTGAGTAAAGCGGCCCCGGCGGCTCCGCAGATTTTTCCAAGTTCTGAGGTAGTTGAAAAGGCCCGGGGGATTTTGGGTGATTACGTCAATGCTGTTTCATTGGCACCATCAGCGGCATACTTTTTAAAACGTTGGCCGAAGGAGTACTGGGGACAGTTGATTCAGCTGATGCCGGATCAGAAGTTTGTTTTACTGGGTGGCCCTGAAGACTCATTTATCGAAGACATTCATGCCGTGGCTCCAGGGCGAGTCATGAACCTGGCTGGGAAAACTTCGTTGCAAGTGAGTTCTGCGGTGGTGGAACTTTCTCGTGCGGTGATCAGTAACGACACGGGCCTTTTGCACGTGGCCGAGCAATTGGGAAAAAGAACGATTGCTTTGATGGGCCCGGCTCCTTTTGGATTTCCTTCACGCCCGACAACGAAAATCATGGAACTTGATTTGTACTGCCGTCCTTGCAGCAAGCACGGTCAAGGGCCATGCGTAAACAAAGAAAAATTCCATAAGTGCCTGGTGGATATCACTCCAGTACAAGTAGCAGAACAGTTGCGCCACATCCTTGAGGAAACAAAATGA
- a CDS encoding 3-deoxy-D-manno-octulosonic acid transferase yields the protein MSLLVFWFYKFVLVPFAWIVLQLLRPFISGKLREMIEDKNHSFYKMTHPGTEKLIPLHRPLWIHAASGEIEYARPVIREFKKAHPDIPVIVTYSSPSAKKILESMHDIDMWAALPWDFDISIASFIEKWNPRALLFSRTDVWPVLARVAKKKRLTTGLFSATFADNSSRLKGFSRFVTKYAMNQLDEIHCVTEEDRRNLYNLGIKTKIEVSGDTRFDQVFHRLENPKQLKNELMPSTDDFVFIAGSTWPEDEEVLVQALSKIKRDNLKMIIAPHETTAAHLEKLEKQFSDAGLPYVLYSKSTHWPLGSILLVDKVGILAELYTWADIAFIGGSFKKQVHSVMEALAAGLPVMVGPHHQNNREALFYQKKNFSSGMIVQVVHNSEDVMVLIDRMRKKSFAFPHIKEEIRSEIGKNKNSTQRVLSSFF from the coding sequence ATGAGTCTGTTGGTGTTTTGGTTTTATAAATTCGTATTGGTGCCCTTTGCCTGGATCGTGTTGCAGCTTCTGCGTCCGTTTATCAGCGGCAAGTTGCGCGAGATGATCGAGGATAAAAACCATAGCTTTTATAAAATGACTCACCCAGGGACTGAGAAATTGATTCCTTTGCATCGTCCATTGTGGATTCATGCAGCCAGTGGCGAAATTGAATACGCGCGCCCCGTGATTCGGGAGTTTAAAAAAGCTCACCCCGATATCCCGGTGATTGTGACCTATTCATCCCCGTCTGCTAAAAAGATTTTGGAAAGCATGCACGACATCGATATGTGGGCAGCGTTGCCATGGGATTTTGATATTTCGATCGCGTCTTTTATTGAAAAATGGAATCCCCGCGCTCTGCTTTTCTCGCGCACAGACGTGTGGCCGGTTTTAGCTCGCGTTGCCAAGAAAAAGCGCCTGACGACGGGTCTCTTTTCAGCAACTTTTGCTGACAACTCTTCCCGCCTCAAAGGTTTTTCAAGATTTGTGACGAAGTATGCGATGAACCAGTTGGATGAAATCCATTGTGTGACTGAAGAAGATCGTCGCAATTTATATAACCTGGGTATCAAAACCAAAATCGAAGTCAGCGGCGACACCCGTTTTGATCAGGTTTTCCATCGCCTGGAAAACCCCAAACAATTGAAAAATGAATTGATGCCTTCGACGGATGATTTCGTTTTTATCGCGGGTTCCACTTGGCCCGAAGACGAAGAAGTTTTGGTCCAGGCTTTAAGCAAAATCAAACGCGATAATTTGAAAATGATCATCGCACCCCATGAAACAACTGCTGCGCACTTGGAAAAGTTGGAAAAGCAATTCAGCGATGCGGGATTACCGTATGTGCTCTATTCAAAATCCACGCATTGGCCTTTGGGAAGCATTCTACTGGTTGATAAAGTGGGCATCCTGGCGGAGCTTTACACCTGGGCTGATATCGCCTTCATCGGCGGCAGTTTTAAGAAACAAGTGCACTCCGTGATGGAAGCCCTGGCAGCAGGATTGCCCGTGATGGTGGGCCCCCACCACCAAAACAACCGCGAGGCTTTGTTCTATCAAAAGAAGAACTTTTCTTCAGGCATGATTGTACAAGTCGTGCATAACTCTGAAGATGTGATGGTTTTGATCGATCGCATGCGTAAGAAGTCCTTTGCCTTCCCTCACATCAAAGAGGAAATTCGCTCTGAGATTGGTAAGAATAAAAACTCCACTCAAAGGGTTCTAAGCAGCTTTTTTTAA
- a CDS encoding NUDIX domain-containing protein → MTTRNILSAGVVPFSKNKEGVRFLILRSFNYWDFPKGEVELKEDPFKAALREMKEETSLHPKDFPFGHDYYETERYGQGKVARYYIGLVEGTPEIEMPISEVLGEPEHHEYRWASADECKYLFGPRLNRVLTWALEKINS, encoded by the coding sequence ATGACGACCCGAAATATTCTTTCCGCGGGAGTGGTCCCATTCAGTAAAAACAAAGAGGGTGTAAGATTTCTGATTTTACGCAGTTTCAACTATTGGGATTTTCCCAAAGGCGAAGTGGAATTGAAAGAAGATCCTTTCAAAGCAGCTTTGCGTGAAATGAAAGAAGAAACCAGTCTCCATCCCAAAGACTTTCCTTTCGGTCATGACTATTACGAAACCGAACGTTATGGGCAGGGGAAGGTCGCACGCTATTATATCGGATTGGTCGAAGGCACTCCGGAAATTGAAATGCCCATCAGTGAAGTTTTAGGGGAGCCCGAACATCACGAGTATCGTTGGGCTTCGGCGGATGAGTGTAAGTATTTATTTGGCCCAAGACTCAATCGAGTTTTAACTTGGGCCTTAGAGAAAATTAATTCCTGA
- a CDS encoding helical backbone metal receptor — MRVVCMVPSWTETLLRAGINVVGRTRFCIHPEKLITNIPIVGGTKEVSWDLVMDLKPDIVLLDQEENPYEMAEECPVKYLATHVHSLETLQQELVKLGEFFENPTLMEMAVDCLDILEKPTPAFDPRKIPGFLDWVKIPHQNYSEVLYLIWKKPWMAVSKETYIGSVLNKLGMKVVEFPEGEKYPVIELEDHPNALCLFSSEPFPFAKKISDLKGLGVEGAIVNGESFSWFGYRSIQFLKETLK; from the coding sequence ATGCGTGTGGTTTGCATGGTCCCATCGTGGACCGAGACATTGTTAAGAGCTGGAATCAATGTTGTCGGACGCACGCGTTTTTGTATCCATCCCGAAAAATTAATCACCAATATTCCCATCGTCGGTGGGACCAAGGAAGTATCCTGGGATCTGGTGATGGATCTAAAACCTGACATCGTTTTGTTGGATCAAGAAGAAAATCCCTATGAGATGGCAGAGGAGTGCCCGGTTAAGTACCTGGCAACGCACGTTCATTCCCTTGAAACTCTCCAGCAAGAATTGGTAAAGCTGGGGGAGTTTTTCGAAAACCCGACATTGATGGAAATGGCCGTCGATTGTCTGGATATTTTAGAAAAACCGACGCCTGCATTTGATCCCCGAAAAATTCCAGGATTCTTGGACTGGGTGAAAATCCCCCATCAGAATTACAGTGAAGTTTTATATCTGATCTGGAAAAAACCGTGGATGGCAGTAAGCAAAGAAACCTATATCGGATCTGTTTTAAACAAACTTGGAATGAAAGTGGTCGAGTTTCCCGAAGGGGAAAAGTATCCTGTCATTGAACTGGAAGATCACCCGAATGCTCTTTGTCTGTTTTCATCAGAACCTTTTCCTTTTGCCAAAAAGATTTCAGACCTTAAGGGCCTGGGAGTGGAAGGAGCCATCGTGAACGGGGAGTCGTTCTCGTGGTTCGGTTACCGCTCGATCCAGTTTCTTAAGGAGACTCTGAAATAA
- a CDS encoding DUF3465 domain-containing protein, which translates to MKRNLLTVLALILSGTIAFATEAAPDCIANGQPIPVINEQILLWKKQTKNQYKNRGHIYGVVTNIYQGKASHQHFQVKIGEGPRDTIEVIYNTSFREIDNLRIGGVVEACGDYITSNAKAGHYKPSPDGAILHWVHESTNNRHESGYVMVDGVLHGMPHGRQFYDWEPDFDSLQPAM; encoded by the coding sequence ATGAAACGGAATTTATTGACGGTTTTAGCTCTGATTTTATCAGGAACCATCGCCTTCGCGACAGAGGCAGCGCCGGATTGCATAGCAAATGGGCAACCCATCCCAGTCATCAACGAACAGATCTTGCTTTGGAAGAAACAAACCAAGAATCAGTACAAAAATCGCGGTCATATTTATGGTGTCGTGACGAATATATACCAAGGCAAAGCCAGTCACCAACATTTCCAAGTTAAAATCGGCGAAGGTCCTCGCGATACAATTGAAGTGATTTACAACACAAGCTTCCGTGAAATCGACAACCTGCGCATCGGGGGAGTGGTGGAGGCGTGCGGTGATTACATTACTTCCAATGCCAAAGCGGGTCACTATAAGCCATCTCCAGACGGTGCGATCCTTCACTGGGTTCATGAATCAACAAACAACCGTCATGAATCCGGTTATGTCATGGTCGATGGCGTTTTACACGGAATGCCTCATGGGCGCCAGTTCTATGACTGGGAACCAGATTTTGACTCCCTTCAACCGGCCATGTAG